Part of the Halorhabdus utahensis DSM 12940 genome, GGCGATCGAGGACGTGCGCAACAACGTCCGGGCGAAGGCCGAGGAGTTCAGCGCCCACACGTTCGCCCTGGTCAAGACCGCCCGCCTCACGCGGGGCGAGACCACCTTCGAGGAGGAGATCGACGACGAGCCGGTTGGCCTCTTCATCGGCGATGACTGGCTGGTCACCGTCGCCACCGGCAGCGCCGACCCGGTCGCTCGTGTTCAGGAGAGCGTCCGTCGTGGGGACGAACGGCTGCTCGAACGGGGGCCGGATTTCACCGCCTATCGAGTTCTGGACGTGCTCGTCGACAGCTACTTCGAGATCCTCGAACATCTAGAGGGCCAGATCGAGGCCATCGAGGACGAGGTCGTCGAGTCGCCCGACGCCGACCTGCTCGGGGAGATCAACAGCGTCCGCCGGGAGTTACTGTCGTTCCGGAAAGTCGTCTGGCCCGTCCGGGAGACGCTCGCCGTCCTGGCTCGTGGCGATGTCCGTGGTATCCAGCCGGACACCCAGAAGTACTACCGCGACGTCTACGATCACCTGGTGCAACTCGTCGACTTGCTGGAGACGTACCGTGATCTGGTGGTCGGGACGCGGGACATCTATCTCAACGCCCTCTCACAGTCGACCAACGAGGTGATGAAGGTCCTGACCGTCGTCGCGACGATCTTCATCCCGCTGACCTTCGTCGCCGGCGTCTACGGCATGAACTTCTCCGGCGGGCCGTACAACATGCCCGAGTTGACCTGGGAGTTCGGCTATCCCGCTGTCATGCTCGGCATGGCCGGCGTCGCGGCACTGATGGTGTTTTACTTCCGGCGGCAGTCGTATCTCTGAGAAAGTAATGCTGTCTGTGGCCTTCGCTGCCACGTTAACGGCTCAATTGTTCAAGACGAACGTGTTGAGTGTAGTCATGCTTCGTTGGATGCCCTTCGTATGTCACATTTCCCTGCTGTGACTGTCCGCTATCACTGAGAACTCATGAACAAACCACTTTAAAATAGACATTTCATGTTTGAGACTGTATCCTCTCTCGCAAAACAATAACAGCCACAAAAGACATAATCGTGAGAATCACGGATGGTAGAGATGTCCGTATACCCATGCGATAGACGCTGTCATACACCCATACAGAGAAAATGAATGGGATAACGAAAAGCACGTTCCTTTTTGAAACAAATATGTCAAAATATGCGAGGGTGCCAGCAATCAGTGATAAGACGGCAATGACCTTCGTTGCAAGCATCTCTGGACCGAAAAACATAATCAGACATATGAATATCAAAATCCCAAATAACAGTCCTCGTATCTTTTGTGAATACAGTGGATTGTCGTGCATGGGTTAGGTATACTTTCGATCGTTTCTTTCTGGGTTTTCCGGTGTAATTGGTACTGTATCAACGTGAATTTTCGTGGAGACGGAATCGGTACCAAACGATATCGGATTATAGCATACTAAATCATTCTGTCTGAGTATCACTCGCTGTTTGAACGATCCAGACATACGTCGCCTCATTCTCACTCACACGCCCAAGATCAACGGGCCGATCAACACGCCCATCAGCGAGACACGTCGGGCACCCAATCTGGCAGGGATCAGGCCGACCAGCGTGCTGACGGCGAAGACGACAACCCCGATCGGCCCGGCGAACAGCGCCGAGAGCAACGCCAGTACGGCGAGCACACCAACCGATAGCCGGACGTGATCGAGCCGTCTGACTGCCCGGAGATACCAGTCGCCGACCACCACGACGAGGACGAACCCGACCGCCGCCGCGATGAGAACCGAAGCGACGAGAAGCGGCCAGGCGAGCGGCGCGCCCGAGCGGTCGAGCGCCACGAGCACGCCGGTTCGTGGATTGCCGAAGGCGATCAACGCACAGAGCGCGAAGAGGGTATTCGACGTATTCACGCCGCTGGTGGTCACGACGAACCCGCGGCTGCCGTACTTCGACGGGGCGCTGACGAGCGCCAGCGTCGCCGCGATGGCGCTTGAGACGCCCGGCAGATACCCCACGATCGCCCCCGAGACGGTGCCCAGCAGCGCGAGTCCGCCGACTGACTTTCGTGTCGTTCGGACGGTGGGGTCGTCCTGGCTCGGGACGCCGGCGCCACGCATGGCGTCGATCAACACCGGCGCGCCGAACAGCCCGCCGAACAGCGGCGCGAGCATGCTTCCGACCGGGAGGACGCCGTCGGCGGGCACGTCGAGCGTGACGACGCCAAGGGCGGCACTGACGAGAAACGACAACAGCGCGGCCTTTCGGGCGTGATTCGTCGGCTCCGTCGCGATGACTGCGGCTGCGATGGCCGTCAACACGACTGGCAATCGCTCGGCAAGCATGGGATAGACTTCCAGCATGACGAGCGTCACCGGGACCGCGAGCGGGAGCGCGAAAACGACAGCGAGCCCGCTCCCCAGTGCCGAAAGTCGAAGCGCCTCGCGACCGCGCCCGCCGAGGACGAGACGATGGCTCGGCAGCGCGCTCGCGGCCATCGCGGGATCGGGGACCCCCAGCGCGAGTGCGGGCACGAAATCCAGAAATGTATGCACGACGCCGGCGGCGAGCATCGCCGCGCCGACGAGCCGCGGCGGGGCTGGTACGCTCGGCGCGACGGCTGCCAGCAACAACGCGAAGTTGTTGGCGTGCAGGCCGGGCGTCAGCCCACTGATCGTCCCGAGGCAGATCCCGCCGGCGATTGCCACGACGGCCAGGACGGTCGATTCGGGGGCGAACGCGATTCTGACGCCGAGATCAAACACGGCGGAAATGGGCCCTCTCCCTGATTTAAACCCTCGCTCGGAAAGTGGACACCACTCCGGCGTTGGGACGCGCTCCCCCACGAAAGCGACTTGTTAAGTGAATCCACGGCCAACCCGGAACCAATGACGGAAACCGATCTCGAAGATCTACGTCGGGGTACTGATCTCGTCAAGCGTGGCTTCGCGAAGATGCAAAAGGGCGGCGTCATCATGGACGTCGTCAGCCCGGAACAGGCCCGGATCGCCGAGGACGCCGGTGCTGTCGCCGTGATGGCCCTAGAAGCGGTCCCGGCGGACATCCGCAAGCGCGGCGGCGTCGCGCGGATGGCCGACCCGGCGGATATCCAGGAGATCATCGACGAGGTTTCGATCCCGGTAATGGGCAAGTCCCGGATCGGCCACACCAAGGAAGCCCAGATCCTCGAAGCCATCGGCGTGGACATGGTCGACGAGAGCGAGGTCCTGACGCCCGCCGACGACGCCTATCACATCGACAAGCGCGACTTCACGACCCCGTTCGTCTGCGGGGCGCGCAACCTGGGCGAGGCCCTGCGTCGCATCGACGAGGGCGCGGCGATGATCCGGACGAAAGGCGAGGCCGGCACGGGCGACGTCAACCAGGCCGTCCACCACCAGCGAACGATCAAGGGCGCGATCCGCCAGTTGGAGGGGATGAGCCACGAGGAGCGCGAGGCATGGGCGCGTGAGCACGAAGCCCCAGCCGAACTCGTCCACGAGACCGCTGAGATGGGTCGTCTCCCAGTCGTCAACTTCGCCGCCGGTGGGATCGCGACGCCTGCGGATGCCGCACTGATGATGCACCACGAGTGTGACGGCATCTTCGTCGGGTCGGGTATCTTCGGTGCGGCGGACCCCGAGGCGATGGGTCGGGCGATCGTCGAGGCCGTCAACAACTACGACGACCCCGAACGGCTGGCCGAGATCGCTGCCGGGACCGGCTCCGGGATGAAGGGCGACGCCAACGTCGACCTGCCGGAAGACGAGCAGTTGCAGGGCCGAGGCGTCTGAGGCTCTTTGCGGCCCATTTGACGGCGGTCGATGACAAGTCGTTTTTTCACGTGGCCGACAGTGGTCACCGTCACAGTAACACCCAAGTCCGTTCATCCCGCTGTGCCCTGTATGGTCTCTCTTGTCTCCATGGTCTCGGAATTTCGGCAGTTTCTGGAGGAGTTGGCAACGACGGAAGCACGCATCGCCGCGAGCGTCGGCGTCGCGGTACTCGCGATCATTATTGCGGCGTTCGTCCTTCCGTTCGGCCTCGAACGAGCGTATCGGCTCATCGCGACCCGTCTCGGGACAAGTCGTGTTGCCGACGGGGTTCGCCTCGTCGGCGGGTACGTTCCAGGTACCGTCGCCGAGGGCTTCGTTCGTCTGGTGCAGGTACTGGTCCTGGCGGCGGCCGGGATTTCATTGCTGGTTATTTGGGGACTCGTCGACACCGCCGAGATGGTGCTCACGTATTTCAGTGGGTCAGTTCCTTTCCTCGGCCGTGTGGGGTTGACACTACTGTTCGCCCTGCTGGCGTACGTCGGCGCCGACCAGTACAAGCAGATGGTCGTCCGGATCGGGGAGGAGGCCACCTGGCTGACCGATCATCAACGGGAGATCGTCATCAGGATGGGGCAGATAGCGATCCTTCTGGCTGCCGGACTGATTATTCTCACCGTCTGGGGGATCAATCCGGAGGGGCTGTTGGTCGGCGCGGGCTTTCTCGGCATCGTCGTCGGCCTCGCGGCCCGCCAGACGCTGGGCGCGCTGATCGCCGGCTTCGTGTTGATGTTCTCGCGCCCGTTCGAGATCGGTGACTGGGTCGAGATCGGCGACCAGGAGGGCGTCGTCACCGACATTACGATCATGAACACGCGCCTGGAGAACTTCAACGGCGAGGTCGTCTATCTGCCGAACGACCGCGTCAACGAACGGGCGATCGTCAACCGGAGTCGACGGGGATCACTTCGCCTTCGTGTCGACGTCGGTATCGACTACGAAACCGATCCGGAACACGCCAAGAATGTCGCCATGGAGACCATCAAGCAGATCGACATCATCGCGGACGCGCCCCCGCCACAGATCGTCCCGAAGTCCTTCGGCGATTCGGCGATCGTCCTCGAGATGCGTTTCTGGATCGATCACCCGACACCACCCCGGAAGTGGAACGCGACCGAGCGGGTCGTTACCCAGGTGAAAGCAGCCTTCGACCGCGAGGGGATCAAGATCCCGTTCCCGCAGCGTGAACTCAGCGGCCGGGCCGAAACCAACGGCTTCCGTGTGCAGCAATCAGAAAACACGGTCGACGACGCCTGATCTCAGTAAAGTCGCGTCCCGTTACCGATCCGGGTCTGGTAGGCCCGGGCGTCGATCCCTCGTGCGTCGAACGTGTCGAGCATCGCGTTGGCAACCGACCGCTGGTCCCGGCTCCGAGTGACGGCGAGGACGGCTGGGCCGGCCCCGCTGATCGTGACGCCGGTCGCCCCGGCCGCGAGTGCCGCATCCCTGACCGCGTCGTAACCGTCGATGAGTTTCGCTCGGGCGGGCGTGACGACATCGTCTTCCATGCCTCGCCCGACGAGTGCCGGGTCGTCACGGTACATCCCGGCGGTCAGTGTCGCCGCGTTGCCGACTGTCTCGACCAGTTTCTCGACGGTGGTCTCCGTCGGCACCACCTTGCGTGCGTCCCGCGTCGAGACGACGATCTCCGGGAGCGTGACGACGATGGAAATGTCAGTATCGATCTGTGTGACGCCGTCGGGCGTGGCGATCGTGAACCCACCGAGGATCGCGGGTGCGACGTTGTCGTCATGGGCGTCCCCGGAGACGACAGCCTCTCCCTTGGCCGCGATGGGGACGAGTTCTTTCCGGGACTTTCCACGATCATAGAGGTCGTTCAGTGCTACCGCCGCCGCCGCGGCGCTGGCGGCTGAGGATCCCAGTCCCGACGCTGGTCGAATCCCCTTGTCGATCTGGATGTGGGCTGGCGCGTCAAGCGCCTCGGCGACCGCACCGACGGTGTTTTTCTCGGGATCCTCCGGAATGAACTGGCTCCCGGCACCAGTCACCTCGATCGTCGTCCGATCGGCCCGCTCGACGCGAACGACGTCTGCCGGACGAGAGAGTGCGATCCCGAAGACATCGAACCCGCTCCCGAGGTTGGCGCTCGTCGCCGGGGCACGGGCCGTGCGCATACCCGCCTTTTCCGTACTGCAGTCAAAAAGGTAGCGAACCCGACTGCGACTCTCCTTCCCGTAAACATAAGCCACCGTCTCTCGAATTGGAAACAGAGTCGAGTCGATGGTTCAACTGTCCGTGTCCGTCATCGTGGCTGCTGGCAGTGCTGCCGGGGGAGTCGTCGCTGCCTGGTTGACTGTCTTCGCGTGGCGACGACGCGAAGTCGAGGCCGCCACGCCGTTCGCGCTTCTCGCGGGAGCGGCAAGCATCTGGTCGTTCTGCTATGCCGGTGCCCTGCTGACAGAAAGTGCGAGCACCGCGTCAATACTGTTGCTAACGTCTGCAGTTGCCGGTGCACAGGTTCCCCCATTGTGGGTCGTCTTTTCGATTGTCTATACCGGGTTCGAGCGATATCGACGATCGGTCCTCTATCCGGTACTGTGGACCGCCCCACTCGCGTACGTACTGTTGGTGATTACAGCGCCGGTTCATGGGCTGGCGGAGACGACCGTGCAGTTCCAGACTGTTGCCGGTATCACTGCTCCGGTCCCGCAGGATGACACAGCAACTGCGGCCTATACGGCCCTCTCGTATCTCTTCCTTCTCGGCGGCTACCTCCAACTCGTGCGGTTTCTGGTCGCCGCCCGGAACGTCTACCGCAAACAGACGGTCGTCATCATCATCGGCAGCGTCTTTCCACTTCTGGCAAACGCCTTGTACGTGATGGGCTTTAGCCCCCATCCTGGATTGGATCCGACGCCGCTCGCCTTCGTCCTTACCGGCGGGATCGTCGGCTGGGCGCTGTTCGAGTACGATCTGCTTTCGATTGTGCCACTCGCAAGCGACCTTGTCGTCGATGAGTTACCCGATCCGGTGATCGTCCTCGACGACGAAGACGTCGTCGTCGACCACAATACGGCTGCGAAAGCGGCTTTCGGGACGGACGATCTTTCGGGACGAAACCTTTGGGACGCCGTTCCGGAGTTCACCGACCGTCCTGCAGGCGATCAGTTGATATCGGCGAGTTCGACAACAGACACAGGTGAGGACGGGTTGTACAACCCGCAGACGACTGAGATCACCGACCAGCACAACCAGTATCGTGGCCGGTTGATCGTCTTCCGGAACGTCACGGCCCAGCAGCGGCGCCTCGACCGGATCGAGGCGCTCCAGGCGGCGACGGAAGGGCTCATCGATGCCCGGATCGACGACGAAATCGCCGATATCGCGGTGTCGTTCATCGATCGGATTCTCGATCAGGAGATCGCTGTCGTCTTTCTGGCCACTGACGACGACAACCAGCTTCGACCCGCTGCTGTCTCCTCGGCGATCGAATCAGTGAGTGACGACCGTCCGCCGAACCTGACTGTCGAGGACGAAACGCTCTGGTCTCGATACGAAGAGGCCGATTCGGATGGCGTCGTAACTGGCGACTGGGAATGGGGGCCACTGGAATCGGTCGATGCCGACGAGATGCTTGTTCTCTCGCTGGGCGATCATGGGTTGTTCTGTATCGGGTCAGCGGAGACTGACTATTCGCGTGGGGACCGACAGTTTGCAAGAATCCTTGCCGATGGGACGGAGACTGCGCTGGACCGAGTGGTTCACGAACAGCAACTGCGGGAGAACCGGCGAATCGTCAGACAACACACGGAACAACTCGAGTTTCTAAATGGTGTCCTCCGACATAACATTCGTAACGGGATGCAGGTCATCGACAGCAACGCGGATCTCCTCGGCGCACACATCGGCCCTGATCCGGACAGTCAGCGGTATCTCGACCGGATTCGGGCCCGGACTGCGGAACTCTCGGACCTCACTGCCAGAATCCGTTCGATCACCGACACGGTAACAACTGATCCCGAAGACCGTCTCTGGCCCGTCGAACTCAAGCCGGCACTAACCGAACAGATCGCGGTTATCGAGGACCGTCACGACAACGTCGACATCGAATTTCGCTGTGAAACCGAGCCCATCGTGCGGGCGAACGGACTGATAGAGGACGTCTTCGAGATCATCCTCCAGAACGCCGTCGAACACAACGATGCCGACCGCCCCCGCATCGAAATCGAGGTCACCCACGTCGGGGACTGGCTGCAGGTTCACGTGGCCGATAACGGCCCCGGCATCTCCGATCACCTGAAGGAATCACTCTTCGAGCGGAACGTCTCGGTCAGCGAGACCGCACACGGATTCGGGTTGTATTTCGTGTCGCTGATACTCGATCTCTTTGGCGGGGAAGTCTGGTTCGAAGACAACGAACCGCGTGGGACGATCGCTGTATTGGAGTTTCAACGAGCCCCAGACGAGTAACTCCGTCCGGTATTCCCTGTCGAGAGTGAGCGGTGAAGACAGCAAAAGGCCTATTCGCTGAAGCGCCAATAGCCAGGACATGATTGGCGTCGTCGGCGGCGGAGTCGCGGGGCTGGCAACGGCCCGTCGGCTGCTGGAGCAGGGACATCAGGTAACCGTGTTCGAAGCGAGTGAGGACCTCGGTGGGTTGGCGGCGACCTACGAAACGGCCGGGCACCCGATCGAGCGGTACTATCACCATCTCTCGAAGTCCGAAGAGACGATCGTCGAGTGGATCGACGAACTCGGCCTCGAATCCGACCTGGCGTGGGGGTACAGCAGTACCGCATACTACGTCGACGGGGTCGTCCATCCGATGGACAAACCCTGGGAGAT contains:
- a CDS encoding sensor histidine kinase, whose amino-acid sequence is MVQLSVSVIVAAGSAAGGVVAAWLTVFAWRRREVEAATPFALLAGAASIWSFCYAGALLTESASTASILLLTSAVAGAQVPPLWVVFSIVYTGFERYRRSVLYPVLWTAPLAYVLLVITAPVHGLAETTVQFQTVAGITAPVPQDDTATAAYTALSYLFLLGGYLQLVRFLVAARNVYRKQTVVIIIGSVFPLLANALYVMGFSPHPGLDPTPLAFVLTGGIVGWALFEYDLLSIVPLASDLVVDELPDPVIVLDDEDVVVDHNTAAKAAFGTDDLSGRNLWDAVPEFTDRPAGDQLISASSTTDTGEDGLYNPQTTEITDQHNQYRGRLIVFRNVTAQQRRLDRIEALQAATEGLIDARIDDEIADIAVSFIDRILDQEIAVVFLATDDDNQLRPAAVSSAIESVSDDRPPNLTVEDETLWSRYEEADSDGVVTGDWEWGPLESVDADEMLVLSLGDHGLFCIGSAETDYSRGDRQFARILADGTETALDRVVHEQQLRENRRIVRQHTEQLEFLNGVLRHNIRNGMQVIDSNADLLGAHIGPDPDSQRYLDRIRARTAELSDLTARIRSITDTVTTDPEDRLWPVELKPALTEQIAVIEDRHDNVDIEFRCETEPIVRANGLIEDVFEIILQNAVEHNDADRPRIEIEVTHVGDWLQVHVADNGPGISDHLKESLFERNVSVSETAHGFGLYFVSLILDLFGGEVWFEDNEPRGTIAVLEFQRAPDE
- a CDS encoding homoserine kinase translates to MRTARAPATSANLGSGFDVFGIALSRPADVVRVERADRTTIEVTGAGSQFIPEDPEKNTVGAVAEALDAPAHIQIDKGIRPASGLGSSAASAAAAAVALNDLYDRGKSRKELVPIAAKGEAVVSGDAHDDNVAPAILGGFTIATPDGVTQIDTDISIVVTLPEIVVSTRDARKVVPTETTVEKLVETVGNAATLTAGMYRDDPALVGRGMEDDVVTPARAKLIDGYDAVRDAALAAGATGVTISGAGPAVLAVTRSRDQRSVANAMLDTFDARGIDARAYQTRIGNGTRLY
- the pdxS gene encoding pyridoxal 5'-phosphate synthase lyase subunit PdxS, translated to MTETDLEDLRRGTDLVKRGFAKMQKGGVIMDVVSPEQARIAEDAGAVAVMALEAVPADIRKRGGVARMADPADIQEIIDEVSIPVMGKSRIGHTKEAQILEAIGVDMVDESEVLTPADDAYHIDKRDFTTPFVCGARNLGEALRRIDEGAAMIRTKGEAGTGDVNQAVHHQRTIKGAIRQLEGMSHEEREAWAREHEAPAELVHETAEMGRLPVVNFAAGGIATPADAALMMHHECDGIFVGSGIFGAADPEAMGRAIVEAVNNYDDPERLAEIAAGTGSGMKGDANVDLPEDEQLQGRGV
- a CDS encoding tripartite tricarboxylate transporter permease, whose amino-acid sequence is MFDLGVRIAFAPESTVLAVVAIAGGICLGTISGLTPGLHANNFALLLAAVAPSVPAPPRLVGAAMLAAGVVHTFLDFVPALALGVPDPAMAASALPSHRLVLGGRGREALRLSALGSGLAVVFALPLAVPVTLVMLEVYPMLAERLPVVLTAIAAAVIATEPTNHARKAALLSFLVSAALGVVTLDVPADGVLPVGSMLAPLFGGLFGAPVLIDAMRGAGVPSQDDPTVRTTRKSVGGLALLGTVSGAIVGYLPGVSSAIAATLALVSAPSKYGSRGFVVTTSGVNTSNTLFALCALIAFGNPRTGVLVALDRSGAPLAWPLLVASVLIAAAVGFVLVVVVGDWYLRAVRRLDHVRLSVGVLAVLALLSALFAGPIGVVVFAVSTLVGLIPARLGARRVSLMGVLIGPLILGV
- a CDS encoding mechanosensitive ion channel family protein; this encodes MVSLVSMVSEFRQFLEELATTEARIAASVGVAVLAIIIAAFVLPFGLERAYRLIATRLGTSRVADGVRLVGGYVPGTVAEGFVRLVQVLVLAAAGISLLVIWGLVDTAEMVLTYFSGSVPFLGRVGLTLLFALLAYVGADQYKQMVVRIGEEATWLTDHQREIVIRMGQIAILLAAGLIILTVWGINPEGLLVGAGFLGIVVGLAARQTLGALIAGFVLMFSRPFEIGDWVEIGDQEGVVTDITIMNTRLENFNGEVVYLPNDRVNERAIVNRSRRGSLRLRVDVGIDYETDPEHAKNVAMETIKQIDIIADAPPPQIVPKSFGDSAIVLEMRFWIDHPTPPRKWNATERVVTQVKAAFDREGIKIPFPQRELSGRAETNGFRVQQSENTVDDA
- the corA gene encoding magnesium/cobalt transporter CorA; its protein translation is MIDALVYDGTGVESVEDIAAARAADGTTWVHVEDASDAEIDAVADAFDLHALAIEDVRNNVRAKAEEFSAHTFALVKTARLTRGETTFEEEIDDEPVGLFIGDDWLVTVATGSADPVARVQESVRRGDERLLERGPDFTAYRVLDVLVDSYFEILEHLEGQIEAIEDEVVESPDADLLGEINSVRRELLSFRKVVWPVRETLAVLARGDVRGIQPDTQKYYRDVYDHLVQLVDLLETYRDLVVGTRDIYLNALSQSTNEVMKVLTVVATIFIPLTFVAGVYGMNFSGGPYNMPELTWEFGYPAVMLGMAGVAALMVFYFRRQSYL